The following proteins are co-located in the Macrobrachium rosenbergii isolate ZJJX-2024 chromosome 26, ASM4041242v1, whole genome shotgun sequence genome:
- the LOC136852813 gene encoding uncharacterized protein produces the protein MCMNGAIECPESQETCTGDPHSVRGKSKFGIRGSKFFSSSSALQRRSDARREPNIDLDEKALPEAATASPPFVQVTRLHSAAKVACVQAVLDDRKIKIDPDIFSEIVERVTPYIEKQRTFWREPLTPGLHVAITLRFLATGDSYKSLQYAFRVAHNTISCIVPETCRAIVSAFGDEELQVPQTPEAWKQVARWFEEWWNFPHVIGAIDGKHIRLRNPPFGRTHYYNYKKFFSMILLAIVDASYKFLYVDVGAIGSESDGGVFAQTRLCEMLAKQEANLPQPEFLPDAINGAPVDYFLLGDDAFPLRNYFMKPYPKRGLSKEERIYNYRLSRAGRTVENAFGILASKFRVLHTSMCIKPDCAESVVLAACVLHNLIIKRNPRRQEADQENPITHDFIPGAWRSDPP, from the exons atgtgtatgaacggggcgatcgagtgccccgagag ccaggagacatgcaccggcGATCCCCATAGTGTACGaggcaaatcaaaattcggcatccgaggatcgaaattcttctcttcatcctcagcactacaacgccgctcagACGCAAGACGAGAACCGAACATCGACTTGGATGAGAAGGCTCTGCctgagg CTGCTACTGCCTCTCCTCCTTTCGTTCAGGTAACACGGTTGCATTCAGCAGCCAAAGTTGCATGCGTCCAAGCTGTTCTGGACGATCGCAAGATTAAGATTGACCC AGACATATTCAGTGAAATAGTTGAACGTGTCACACCCTACATTGAGAAGCAACGCACATTTTGGAGGGAACCCCTTACGCCAGGACTGCATGTGGCTATCACCCTACGTTTCCTCGCCACAGGTGACTCATATAAGAGCCTGCAATACgcattccgggtagcccacaacaccataaGTTGCATTGTACccgagacctgcagggccattgtttctgcctttggagatgaggaactgcaggtaccACAAACACCAGAGGCTTGGAAGCAGGTTGCCCGCTGGTTTGAGGAATGGTGGAACTTCCCCCACGTAATTGGAGCAATAGACGGTaaacacattaggctccgtaaccctcccttTGGTCGTACGCATTACTACAATTACAAGAAGTTCTTCTCCATGATTCTACTTGCCATTGTCGACGCTTCATATAAGTTCCTCTACGTGGAtgtgggtgccattgggtcagagtcggacggtggtgtatttgcccagacccgtctGTGTGAAATGCTGGCAAAACAGGAAGCAAACCTTCCCCAACCTGAGTTCCTACCAGATGCAATAAATGGAGCTCCTGTAGACTACTTCCTGCTTggtgatgatgccttccccctgcGGAACTATTtcatgaagccctaccccaaaagaggcctgtcCAAGGAGGAGCGGATCTACAattacaggttaagtagggcaggGCGGACGGTGGAGAATGCCTTCGGGATTCTGGCCAGCAAATTCAGAGTACTCCACACGTCAATGTGTATCAAGCCTGACTGTGCAGAGTCAGTAGTGCTGGCCGCGTGTGTTCTGCACaaccttataataaaaagaaatccacgcAGGCAGGAAGCAGATCAGGAGAACCCCATCACACATGATTTCATACCTGGTGCCTGGAGGAGTGACCCACCCTAG
- the LOC136852814 gene encoding uncharacterized protein — translation MRTITKKLIALNGGKLRLPQEKKGYINLTLYTPTPEEYEILKMGLNCHYITRLRPLDKCLEIEYLMDNIRRQEDLGNLRTTDTLQPLLLAKALTDRGDYIGNIIDRHLREAAKQLREREDITVRRADKTATFVLINTEDYHWKLDDILADSTKFQRITKNPVDEIRWEVNRIIETVNATSNALHLPPITGDYDLGYVYWNVKTHKQGNPLRPIISQIPAPTYQLAKRLHTILTPYVPSRHSLKSSAEFLEALRAVPPGGCIALMDVESLFTNVPVDETIQMILDRVYRDPTTPSLNIPEHALHALLEICTKKAPFSNHRGYMYTQIDVVEMGSPLGVLFANFYMGTVEQRVFEDIRQPRMYVRYIDDTFVSPIRKKRSKT, via the coding sequence ATGAGGACCATCACCAAGAAACTGATCGCCCTCAACGGGGGCAAGCTACGCCTCCCACAAGAGAAAAAGGGATATATAAATCTCACACTATATACTCCGACTCCTGAAGAATACGAAATCCTGAAAATGGGACTTAACTGCCACTACATCACCCGGCTGAGGCCCCTGGACAAGTGCCTTGAGATCGAATATCTCATGGATAATATCCGAAGACAAGAGGACCTTGGCAACCTCCGTACGACAGACACCCTTCAACCCCTCCTGTTGGCTAAGGCCCTTACCGACCGGGGCGACTACATAGGTAACATCATCGACCGGCACCTGAGGGAGGCGGCCAAGCagttgagggagagagaagacaTCACCGTTCGTAGGGCCGACAAGACCGCCACTTTCGTCCTCATAAACACTGAGGACTACCATTGGAAGTTGGACGATATCCTGGCGGATAGTACCAAATTCCAAAGAATTACTAAGAACCCTGTCGACGAGATCAGGTGGGAGGTGAACAGGATCATAGAGACGGTCAACGCCACCTCCAACGCCCTTCACCTACCACCAATCACAGGGGACTATGACCTGGGGTACGTCTACTGGAACGTCAAGACGCATAAGCAAGGTAACCCCCTGCGCcccatcatcagtcagattcctgccccGACATACCAGTTGGCTAAGAGGCTACATACCATCCTTACCCCTTATGTTCCGAGCAGACACAGTCTGAAGTcgtcagcagagttcctggaggCCTTAAGAGCAGTGCCTCCTGGAGGCTGTATTGCTTTgatggatgtggagtccctcttTACCAACGTCCCCGTCGATGAGACCATCCAAATGATCTTGGACCGtgtgtatagggaccccaccaccccatccctgaacatccctgagcatgccctcCACGCCCTCCTGGAAATCTGcaccaaaaaggcccctttctccaaccatcgtggctatatgtacacccagatcgacGTGGTGGAGATGGGTTCTCCCCTCggagtcctcttcgccaatttctatatgggcactgtggagcaaagggtattcgaaGATATACGCCAACCAAGGATGTACGTGCGCTACATCGACGACACCTTCGTCAGCCCAATTCGCAAGAAGAGATCGAAAACCTGA